One genomic window of Polyangium aurulentum includes the following:
- the pnp gene encoding polyribonucleotide nucleotidyltransferase encodes MYVRESVMVGGRALTLETGRLAKQAHGSVLVTYGETMILVTAVSQEERPGLDFFPLTCEFIEKTYAAGKIPGGFFKREARQRDEEILSSRLMDRPLRPLFPDGFKKDTQIIATVLSSDKQNKADVLALTGASAALHISDIPWNGPVVGIRVGRKSGELVAYPTAAEIEQCDIDLVVACSRDAIVMVEGGAAEATENDLIDALMFAHQTAQPVLDLIEKIRAAVGKPKRAFQAPQLEESIKARVAEIVDADLRNATRVTDKKARYEGYSSLKKKLSETLVQELGDKYLANERLIKAEFEERKAHVVRSYVLDEGRRIDGRDTKTIRPIMCEAGLLPRVHGSALFQRGETQAIVTTTLGTSTDEQKIDSLMGESWKRFYLHYNFPPFSTGETKPMRGPGRREIGHGALAERAIVRMVPPPEQFPYTIRIVSETLESNGSSSMAAVCGGCLSLMDAGVPIKSPVAGIAMGLIAEGDKYAILSDILGDEDHLGDMDFKVCGTARGVTAIQMDIKIAGLSRAILQQALDQAREGRLHILGKMLEALPAPRPELSQYAPRITTIKVKPDQIRLIIGPGGKTIKGIVDQTGVTIDVEDDGTVNVASSDSDAVKKALDIIKGLTAEPEVGAVYKGTVKRITDFGAFVEILPNTDGLVHISELAHTRVERVEDVVKEGDVVEVKVVSVDREGKIRLSRREVLPLPEGEAGVQAKARMDQARERDGGGPPPRRSDPGRSEGPRGDGPRGDRPRSSDRGDRPPRDRGDRPPREGGGDRGPRAEGGGDRGPREGGGDRPPREGGGERGDRPPRDRR; translated from the coding sequence ATGTACGTTCGCGAATCCGTCATGGTCGGCGGTCGAGCTTTGACGCTCGAGACTGGCCGGCTCGCCAAGCAGGCTCATGGCTCGGTCCTGGTGACCTACGGCGAGACGATGATCCTCGTCACCGCCGTCTCCCAGGAAGAGCGCCCCGGCCTCGACTTCTTCCCCCTCACCTGCGAGTTCATCGAAAAGACCTACGCCGCCGGCAAGATCCCGGGCGGCTTCTTCAAGCGCGAGGCGCGCCAGCGCGACGAGGAGATCCTCTCGAGCCGCCTCATGGACCGCCCCCTGCGCCCGCTCTTCCCCGACGGGTTCAAGAAGGACACGCAGATCATCGCGACCGTCCTCTCGAGCGACAAGCAGAACAAGGCCGACGTCCTCGCGCTGACCGGCGCCAGCGCCGCCCTGCACATCTCCGACATCCCCTGGAACGGCCCCGTCGTCGGCATCCGCGTCGGCCGCAAGTCCGGCGAGCTCGTCGCGTACCCCACGGCCGCCGAGATCGAGCAGTGCGACATCGACCTCGTCGTCGCGTGCTCGCGTGACGCCATCGTGATGGTCGAGGGCGGCGCCGCCGAGGCGACCGAGAACGACCTCATCGACGCGCTCATGTTCGCGCACCAGACGGCGCAGCCCGTGCTCGATCTCATCGAGAAGATCCGCGCGGCCGTCGGCAAGCCGAAGCGCGCCTTCCAGGCGCCCCAGCTCGAGGAGAGCATCAAGGCGCGCGTCGCCGAGATCGTCGACGCCGACCTGCGCAACGCGACGCGCGTCACCGACAAGAAGGCGCGCTACGAGGGCTACTCGAGCCTCAAGAAGAAGCTCAGCGAGACGCTCGTCCAGGAGCTCGGCGACAAGTACCTCGCCAACGAGCGCCTCATCAAGGCCGAGTTCGAGGAGCGCAAGGCGCACGTCGTGCGCAGCTACGTGCTCGACGAGGGCCGGCGCATCGACGGCCGCGACACCAAGACGATCCGGCCGATCATGTGCGAGGCGGGCCTGCTGCCGCGCGTGCACGGCAGCGCGCTCTTCCAGCGCGGCGAGACCCAGGCCATCGTCACGACGACCCTCGGCACCTCGACCGACGAGCAGAAGATCGACAGCTTGATGGGCGAGAGCTGGAAGCGCTTCTATCTGCACTACAACTTCCCGCCCTTCTCCACCGGCGAGACCAAGCCCATGCGCGGCCCCGGCCGCCGCGAGATCGGCCACGGCGCCCTCGCCGAGCGCGCGATCGTCCGCATGGTGCCGCCCCCCGAGCAGTTCCCCTACACGATCCGCATCGTGAGCGAGACGCTCGAGTCGAACGGCTCGTCGTCGATGGCCGCCGTCTGCGGCGGCTGCCTGTCGCTGATGGACGCGGGCGTGCCCATCAAGAGCCCCGTCGCCGGCATCGCGATGGGCCTCATCGCCGAGGGCGACAAGTACGCGATCCTGAGCGACATCCTGGGCGACGAGGACCACCTCGGCGACATGGACTTCAAGGTCTGCGGCACCGCGCGCGGCGTCACGGCCATCCAGATGGACATCAAGATCGCCGGCCTCTCCCGCGCGATCCTCCAGCAGGCCCTCGACCAGGCGCGCGAAGGCCGCCTGCACATCCTCGGCAAGATGCTCGAGGCCCTGCCCGCGCCGCGCCCCGAGCTGAGCCAGTACGCGCCGCGCATCACGACGATCAAGGTCAAGCCCGACCAGATCCGCCTGATCATCGGCCCCGGCGGCAAGACCATCAAGGGCATCGTCGATCAGACGGGCGTCACCATCGACGTCGAGGACGACGGCACCGTGAACGTGGCCTCGTCCGACTCCGACGCGGTGAAGAAGGCCCTCGACATCATCAAGGGCCTCACGGCCGAGCCCGAGGTGGGCGCGGTCTACAAGGGCACCGTCAAGCGCATCACGGACTTCGGCGCGTTCGTCGAGATCCTCCCGAACACCGACGGCCTCGTGCACATCTCCGAGCTCGCCCACACGCGCGTCGAGCGCGTCGAGGACGTGGTGAAGGAGGGCGACGTCGTCGAGGTGAAGGTGGTGAGCGTCGACCGCGAGGGCAAGATCCGCCTGAGCCGTCGCGAGGTGCTGCCCCTGCCCGAAGGCGAGGCCGGCGTGCAGGCCAAGGCCCGCATGGATCAGGCCCGCGAGCGCGACGGCGGTGGTCCTCCGCCCCGCCGCAGCGATCCCGGCCGCAGCGAGGGCCCCCGCGGCGACGGCCCCCGCGGCGATCGCCCCCGCTCGAGCGACCGCGGCGACCGTCCGCCCCGCGATCGCGGTGACCGTCCCCCGCGCGAGGGCGGCGGTGATCGTGGCCCGCGCGCCGAGGGTGGCGGCGATCGTGGCCCGCGCGAGGGCGGCGGCGACCGTCCCCCGCGCGAGGGCGGCGGCGAGCGCGGTGACCGTCCCCCGCGTGACCGTCGCTAG
- the pyk gene encoding pyruvate kinase, protein MLDSVVIRRAKIVCTIGPSSEERQALEQLIRAGMDVARLNFSHGTHEEHGRRFQTIRAAADACDKPVAILQDLCGPKIRAGKFEGGTLDLPTDASIALVECTKDQQYAGPGEMPVLYEGLAEDLQPGDVVLIDDGRMVLTVTKVESRRVNAVATQGGRLRDRVGVSLPARRIRLAALTEKDKADLSFGLSIGIDYVALSFVKNAEDIRLVKDICEAWGRPTPIVAKIETPSAVENLESIIAVTDAVMVARGDLGVEFNPERVPVIQREILGLARVHQKPVIVATEMLQSMVTSSRPTRAEASDVATAVFDGTDAVMLSQETATGNHPPLVARVMSRIIVEAEQSHFFRPLASEIPGKRTNIAESVARNGCDIARDIGARVIVAFTESGSSALYASKHRPVVPIIAFSPNAATRRRLALLWGVVPWPIDKFTNADEMVERASMVLASQGVVSPGDKFVAIFGAPIGVTGSTNSIRVKVVE, encoded by the coding sequence ATGCTCGACTCCGTGGTCATACGTAGGGCGAAAATCGTTTGCACCATCGGCCCATCTTCGGAGGAACGTCAGGCGCTGGAGCAGCTCATCCGCGCCGGCATGGACGTCGCGCGGCTGAACTTCTCCCACGGCACGCACGAGGAGCACGGACGGCGCTTCCAGACGATCCGTGCGGCCGCAGACGCCTGCGACAAACCCGTCGCCATCCTCCAGGATCTCTGCGGCCCCAAGATCCGCGCCGGCAAGTTCGAGGGCGGGACGCTGGACCTGCCGACCGACGCCTCGATCGCGCTGGTCGAGTGCACGAAGGACCAGCAGTACGCCGGCCCGGGCGAGATGCCCGTGCTCTACGAGGGCCTCGCCGAGGACCTGCAGCCCGGTGACGTGGTGCTCATCGACGACGGCCGCATGGTCCTCACGGTGACCAAGGTCGAGAGCCGGCGCGTCAACGCCGTGGCCACGCAGGGCGGCAGGCTGCGCGATCGCGTGGGCGTGAGCCTGCCGGCGCGGCGCATCCGCCTCGCGGCCCTCACCGAGAAAGACAAGGCCGACCTCTCCTTCGGCCTGTCGATCGGCATCGACTACGTCGCCCTGTCGTTCGTCAAGAACGCCGAGGACATCCGCCTCGTGAAGGACATCTGCGAGGCGTGGGGACGGCCGACGCCGATCGTCGCGAAGATCGAGACGCCCTCCGCGGTCGAGAACCTCGAGTCGATCATCGCGGTGACCGACGCGGTCATGGTCGCGCGCGGCGACCTCGGCGTCGAGTTCAACCCCGAGCGCGTGCCCGTCATCCAGCGCGAGATCCTGGGCCTCGCCCGCGTGCACCAGAAGCCCGTCATCGTCGCCACCGAGATGCTCCAGTCGATGGTGACCTCGTCCCGCCCGACGCGCGCGGAGGCGAGCGACGTGGCCACGGCGGTCTTCGACGGCACCGACGCGGTGATGCTCTCGCAGGAGACGGCCACGGGCAATCACCCGCCGCTCGTCGCGCGCGTGATGAGCCGCATCATCGTCGAGGCCGAGCAGAGCCACTTCTTCCGGCCCCTCGCGAGCGAGATCCCCGGCAAGCGCACGAACATCGCCGAGAGCGTGGCGCGCAACGGCTGCGACATCGCCCGCGACATCGGCGCCCGCGTCATCGTGGCCTTCACCGAGTCGGGCAGCTCGGCGCTCTACGCGTCGAAGCACCGCCCCGTGGTGCCCATCATCGCGTTCTCGCCGAACGCGGCCACGCGCCGCCGCCTCGCGCTGCTCTGGGGCGTCGTTCCCTGGCCCATCGACAAGTTCACCAACGCCGACGAGATGGTCGAGCGCGCGAGCATGGTCCTGGCCTCCCAGGGCGTCGTCTCCCCGGGAGACAAGTTCGTGGCGATCTTCGGCGCGCCCATCGGCGTCACGGGATCGACGAATTCGATCCGCGTGAAGGTCGTCGAATGA
- the lysA gene encoding diaminopimelate decarboxylase translates to MLTRDEHGAAMMGGLRLADLLDLDAQGAEGERIPTPAYVYDLDAMARAARELAAGFEGAPHLVAYAVKANTAGPVVRALAAAGCGADVVSGSEMAVALASGVPADAILFSGVAKSAREIDRAIGAGDQGILAIQIESVEEIARVAARAKGLGRRARISLRVNPAVEADTHAHVATGHDEAKFGIAVGDLPAAWAEIARAENAPWLRLVGVGSHIGSQLTRTDEYLAAVDALLAVAARSVAANGPLEIIDCGGGFGVDYGAGCAAKPADFARGAAKRVAASGLGAVRIVVEPGRSMVAPYGVLCASVVMAKRSRGGEVERRWLMIDAGMNDLLRPALYAAKHRIEPLEGPPPAASAAMGFRVVGPVCESSDDFGEHPFAEPLPRAVVIRDAGAYGYVMASEYNGRALPAEVFVAGGKIVAVHRPRSPEDWANERASIGLR, encoded by the coding sequence ATGCTGACCCGAGACGAACACGGCGCGGCCATGATGGGAGGGCTGCGCCTCGCGGATCTCCTCGACCTCGACGCGCAGGGAGCCGAGGGCGAGCGGATCCCGACGCCTGCCTACGTCTACGACCTCGACGCGATGGCGCGCGCGGCGCGCGAGCTTGCTGCGGGTTTCGAAGGGGCGCCGCACCTGGTGGCCTATGCGGTCAAGGCAAACACGGCCGGGCCCGTCGTGCGCGCGCTGGCGGCGGCGGGGTGCGGGGCCGACGTGGTCTCGGGCAGCGAGATGGCCGTGGCCCTCGCCTCGGGCGTGCCGGCGGACGCGATCCTCTTCAGCGGGGTCGCGAAGAGCGCGCGGGAGATCGATCGCGCGATCGGCGCGGGAGACCAGGGAATCCTGGCCATCCAGATCGAGAGCGTCGAGGAGATCGCGCGCGTCGCGGCGCGGGCCAAGGGCCTCGGGCGGCGGGCGCGGATCTCGCTGCGGGTGAACCCCGCCGTCGAAGCCGACACGCACGCGCACGTGGCGACGGGGCACGACGAGGCGAAGTTCGGCATCGCGGTGGGCGATCTACCGGCGGCGTGGGCCGAGATCGCGCGGGCCGAGAACGCGCCGTGGCTCAGGCTCGTGGGCGTCGGCAGTCACATCGGCTCGCAGCTCACGCGCACGGACGAGTACCTCGCGGCCGTCGACGCGCTGCTCGCGGTCGCAGCGCGCAGCGTGGCCGCGAACGGGCCGCTCGAGATCATCGATTGCGGGGGCGGGTTCGGCGTCGACTACGGGGCGGGATGCGCGGCAAAGCCTGCGGATTTCGCGCGGGGCGCGGCGAAGCGCGTGGCGGCGAGCGGGCTCGGGGCGGTGCGCATCGTGGTCGAGCCAGGGCGATCGATGGTGGCGCCGTACGGGGTGCTCTGCGCGTCGGTGGTGATGGCGAAGCGCTCGCGCGGCGGCGAGGTGGAGCGGCGGTGGTTGATGATCGACGCGGGGATGAACGATCTCTTGCGACCTGCGCTCTACGCGGCCAAGCACCGCATCGAGCCGCTCGAGGGGCCGCCGCCCGCGGCGAGCGCGGCGATGGGCTTCCGCGTGGTCGGGCCGGTGTGCGAAAGCTCCGATGATTTCGGCGAGCATCCGTTCGCCGAGCCGCTGCCGCGCGCGGTCGTGATTCGCGATGCCGGCGCGTACGGCTACGTGATGGCGAGCGAGTACAACGGCCGCGCGCTGCCGGCGGAGGTGTTCGTCGCGGGTGGGAAGATCGTCGCGGTGCACCGCCCGCGTTCGCCCGAGGACTGGGCGAACGAGCGCGCGAGCATCGGCCTGCGCTAG
- a CDS encoding serine/threonine-protein kinase → MTSPVPTLPSLAKYELLEEIGHGGMATVYRARDPRLGREVAIKIIHKHLRENSEVGARFVAEARAAAKLRHPGIVEVYDVSAEEDGDRYLVVELLRGTTLRKILQQHRDMPAEIGAAIVLALCEALEHAHASGIIHRDVKPENVLVELPQDRVQTSNRSAPSRPDRESDASDTPAPLSAQRPVSSRNEGADPGDSRVSRKSRRGDLGVIIKLTDFGIAKMLDAQGVTSTGQVLGSPAHMAPEQIEAGEVDGRTDVFALGVLMYECLVGHLPFEGKNPAQVLRRVLEGHYPAADRERSTVGGRWSRIIAGALARTPAERTESPGKLGEQIRTELEALGITDPSAEIAAYFEDPAGHAEALRALLVPRLVARGERARKARDVQGAAADFNRALALAPNDLSILKRVTSLTSSNARRLLARRLAAIVAGSAVLGFAAYGIARWHKSQPTSLETEALPRPQTVAPSGPTAAPVADVAPRDTKASVTSPLEHAVRTPRKVSPSPAVTSAPAIDRATPRKVVFEIIPKGASLVLDGREVNWFANTFSLAPGPHSVEISVPTSKCCEPKSLTAQIAPSDDPNEVQRFVWKLEPRPATVALSGAPANAQLACSEIGLAIGPGSIKGSAKLPDVQWSGRCDFTPPSAEEAPRRATVTLRAGEVNQVPWPP, encoded by the coding sequence GTGACCTCGCCTGTCCCGACCCTGCCTTCCCTCGCGAAGTACGAGCTTCTCGAGGAGATCGGTCATGGCGGCATGGCGACGGTCTACCGCGCGCGCGATCCGCGGCTCGGCCGCGAGGTCGCGATCAAGATCATCCACAAGCACCTGCGCGAGAACTCCGAGGTCGGCGCGCGCTTCGTCGCCGAGGCGCGCGCGGCCGCGAAGCTGCGCCACCCGGGCATCGTCGAGGTCTACGACGTCTCCGCCGAGGAGGACGGCGATCGCTACCTCGTCGTCGAGCTGCTCCGCGGCACCACGCTGCGCAAGATCCTCCAGCAGCACCGCGACATGCCCGCCGAGATCGGCGCGGCCATCGTGCTCGCCCTGTGCGAGGCGCTCGAGCACGCGCACGCCTCGGGCATCATCCACCGCGACGTCAAACCCGAGAACGTGCTCGTCGAGCTGCCGCAGGACCGCGTCCAGACCTCGAACAGGAGCGCCCCCTCCCGCCCCGACCGCGAGAGCGACGCGTCCGACACGCCCGCGCCCCTCTCCGCGCAGCGCCCCGTCTCCTCGCGCAACGAGGGCGCCGACCCGGGCGACAGCCGCGTCTCGCGAAAGTCCCGCAGAGGCGACCTCGGCGTCATCATCAAGCTCACCGACTTCGGCATCGCCAAGATGCTCGACGCGCAGGGCGTCACCTCCACGGGCCAGGTGCTCGGATCGCCCGCGCACATGGCCCCCGAGCAGATCGAAGCCGGCGAGGTCGACGGGCGCACCGACGTGTTTGCCCTCGGCGTGCTCATGTACGAGTGTCTCGTCGGGCACCTGCCGTTCGAGGGGAAAAACCCCGCGCAGGTGCTCCGCCGCGTGCTCGAGGGGCACTATCCTGCCGCGGATCGAGAGCGGTCCACGGTGGGCGGGCGCTGGTCGCGCATCATCGCCGGCGCCCTCGCGCGCACGCCCGCCGAGCGCACCGAGAGCCCCGGCAAGCTCGGCGAGCAGATCCGCACAGAGCTCGAGGCCCTCGGCATCACCGACCCGAGCGCCGAGATCGCCGCCTACTTCGAGGACCCGGCCGGGCACGCCGAGGCCCTCCGGGCGCTGCTCGTCCCGCGCCTCGTCGCGCGCGGCGAGCGAGCCCGCAAGGCGCGCGACGTTCAAGGCGCCGCGGCCGACTTCAACCGCGCCCTCGCCCTCGCGCCGAACGATCTGTCGATCCTCAAGCGCGTCACCAGCCTGACCTCGAGCAACGCGCGGCGGCTGCTCGCGCGGCGCCTGGCGGCGATCGTGGCGGGCTCGGCGGTGCTCGGGTTCGCCGCGTACGGCATCGCGCGCTGGCACAAGTCGCAGCCCACGAGCCTCGAGACGGAAGCCCTGCCGCGCCCGCAGACGGTCGCGCCCTCCGGCCCCACGGCCGCGCCCGTGGCCGACGTTGCCCCGCGCGACACCAAGGCCTCGGTCACCTCGCCGCTCGAGCACGCCGTGCGCACCCCGCGCAAGGTCTCCCCCTCGCCCGCGGTGACGAGCGCGCCTGCGATCGATCGCGCGACGCCGCGCAAGGTGGTCTTCGAGATCATCCCCAAGGGCGCGAGCCTCGTGCTCGACGGCCGCGAGGTGAACTGGTTCGCGAACACGTTCTCGCTCGCGCCGGGCCCGCATTCGGTCGAGATCTCGGTGCCCACCTCCAAGTGCTGCGAACCCAAGTCGCTGACGGCGCAGATCGCGCCCTCGGACGACCCGAACGAAGTGCAGCGCTTCGTCTGGAAGCTCGAGCCGCGCCCCGCGACGGTGGCGCTCTCGGGCGCGCCTGCGAACGCGCAGCTCGCGTGCTCGGAGATCGGCCTCGCCATCGGCCCGGGCTCGATCAAGGGCTCGGCCAAGCTGCCCGACGTGCAGTGGAGCGGCCGGTGCGATTTCACGCCGCCATCCGCCGAGGAGGCGCCGCGCAGGGCGACCGTGACGCTGCGTGCAGGCGAAGTGAACCAAGTCCCGTGGCCGCCGTGA
- a CDS encoding DUF1285 domain-containing protein has translation MKPGDHPDFYRLAPPPGTSRESTIELDREGRFWHDGARVDHPALEEALHRWIARHPDDGRLILTNGYDWCYFRAEDAPYVVRSLRVEGEGSAATMVLSDASEEPLDPRALSIGDDGVLYARVKAGAFEARFSRHAQAALGPLLVSDEPPTVRVGEVEAALPARQ, from the coding sequence ATGAAGCCCGGCGATCACCCTGACTTCTACCGCCTGGCGCCCCCGCCCGGGACCTCGCGCGAGAGCACCATCGAGCTCGATCGCGAGGGGCGCTTCTGGCACGACGGCGCGCGCGTCGATCACCCGGCGCTCGAAGAGGCGCTCCACCGCTGGATCGCGCGGCACCCGGACGACGGCCGGCTGATCCTCACGAACGGCTACGACTGGTGCTACTTCCGCGCCGAGGACGCGCCTTACGTGGTGCGCTCGTTGCGCGTCGAGGGCGAGGGGAGCGCGGCCACGATGGTGCTCTCCGACGCGAGCGAGGAGCCGCTCGATCCGCGGGCGCTGTCGATCGGCGACGACGGCGTGCTCTACGCGAGGGTCAAGGCCGGGGCCTTCGAGGCGCGCTTCTCGCGGCACGCGCAGGCCGCGCTCGGACCGCTGCTCGTCAGCGACGAGCCGCCCACCGTGCGCGTGGGCGAGGTCGAGGCGGCGCTGCCTGCGCGTCAGTAA
- a CDS encoding class I SAM-dependent methyltransferase, protein MHDSAPATDDAHLSATRAYYDEFSRRYEDRRGGRDPGGYHDLVDDLEIEFLRRFAEGRDVLEVGCGTGLLLGRMAAFARTARGVDLSPGMLEKALERGLDVREGSATSLPFPDESFDVSCSFKVLAHVRDIEKALAEMARVVRPGGKIVAEFYNPYSLRGLVKRLLPAGAISDRTHEDAVYTRFDSPWSIERILPTGVRLVASRGVRIVTPAAVAMRIPGVRTALVRAERALCDSPLRYAGGFWIAALEKS, encoded by the coding sequence ATGCACGATTCTGCGCCCGCCACGGACGACGCCCACCTCTCGGCCACCCGTGCCTACTACGACGAGTTCTCGCGCCGCTACGAGGACCGTCGCGGAGGCCGAGATCCCGGCGGTTACCACGACCTCGTCGACGACCTCGAAATCGAGTTCCTCCGCCGCTTCGCCGAGGGCCGGGACGTCCTCGAGGTCGGCTGCGGGACGGGCCTGCTCCTCGGGCGCATGGCCGCGTTTGCCCGGACAGCCCGCGGCGTCGATCTGTCGCCGGGCATGCTCGAGAAGGCGCTCGAGCGGGGCCTCGACGTGCGCGAGGGCAGCGCCACGAGCCTTCCCTTCCCGGACGAGAGCTTCGACGTCTCCTGCTCGTTCAAGGTGCTCGCCCACGTGCGCGACATCGAAAAAGCCCTCGCCGAGATGGCGCGCGTCGTCAGGCCGGGCGGCAAGATCGTGGCCGAGTTCTACAACCCGTACAGCCTGCGCGGCCTCGTCAAGCGGCTCTTGCCTGCGGGCGCGATCAGCGATCGCACCCACGAGGACGCCGTCTACACCCGCTTCGACAGCCCCTGGAGCATCGAGCGGATCTTGCCTACCGGCGTGCGCCTCGTCGCCTCTCGTGGCGTGCGGATCGTGACGCCCGCGGCCGTGGCGATGCGCATTCCCGGCGTGCGCACGGCGCTGGTCCGTGCCGAGCGAGCGCTCTGCGACTCGCCGCTGCGCTACGCAGGAGGCTTCTGGATCGCGGCGCTCGAGAAGTCGTGA
- the rpsO gene encoding 30S ribosomal protein S15, whose translation MLHPTHKSSIIDKFKTGEGDTGSPEVQIALLSERITQLTEHFKTHKKDHHSRRGLLKLVSQRRRQLDYLKRIDIERYRALISRLNLRK comes from the coding sequence ATGCTGCATCCGACGCACAAGTCCTCGATCATCGACAAGTTCAAGACCGGCGAGGGCGACACCGGCTCGCCCGAGGTCCAGATCGCGCTGCTCAGCGAGCGCATCACCCAGCTCACCGAGCACTTCAAGACCCACAAGAAGGACCACCACTCCCGCCGTGGTCTGCTCAAGCTGGTCAGCCAGAGGCGCCGCCAGCTCGACTACTTGAAGCGCATCGACATCGAGCGCTACCGCGCGCTCATCAGCCGCCTCAACCTGCGCAAGTAG